A genomic segment from Dechloromonas denitrificans encodes:
- a CDS encoding cation diffusion facilitator family transporter, which yields MAHEHSEHFQAASAVDRASEAQRATWVSVAVNLVMTVIQLIVGWLAHSQSLVAHGLHSFSDLLSDFLVIYASRQSAHPADQAHPYGHARVETAATLILGASLALIGGGILWESGMRLQHIEALPSVELSALWVAIATVVAKEGLYRYLIQVAERLRSQLMIANALHTRADAASALVVVVGIGGALLGWSFLDLLAAALMGFMILRMGGELAWGALKELIDTGLDQVQVEAIRQTLVTTPGVLGLHELRTRRMAHQALVDAHVMVNSRISVSEGHRIAETARANVLLAHPEVLDVLVHIDPEDDVDPDLSASRLPGREALLEEVMPLLDGLPPPLRVLLHYLNGRVEVEVFFDHAEFAGLDSLIAIERSLAGRLKSGSTISRIRLVCTVAP from the coding sequence ATGGCGCACGAACATTCCGAGCATTTTCAGGCGGCAAGTGCCGTCGACCGCGCCAGTGAGGCGCAGCGTGCGACCTGGGTCAGTGTTGCGGTCAACCTCGTCATGACGGTGATTCAGTTGATTGTCGGCTGGTTGGCTCATTCGCAGTCGCTGGTTGCTCATGGCCTGCACTCGTTTTCGGATTTGCTGTCGGACTTTCTGGTGATCTATGCCAGCCGACAAAGTGCCCATCCCGCCGATCAGGCACATCCCTACGGCCATGCACGGGTCGAAACGGCGGCGACCCTGATTCTCGGCGCCTCGCTGGCCCTGATCGGTGGCGGTATCCTGTGGGAGTCCGGGATGCGCTTGCAGCACATTGAGGCCTTGCCGTCGGTTGAGCTATCCGCACTTTGGGTGGCAATCGCCACCGTCGTGGCCAAGGAAGGTTTGTATCGCTACCTGATCCAGGTAGCCGAGCGCCTGCGTTCGCAACTGATGATTGCCAATGCGCTGCATACGCGAGCCGATGCCGCTTCGGCGCTGGTCGTGGTTGTCGGTATTGGCGGTGCCTTGCTGGGCTGGTCTTTCCTCGATTTGCTGGCGGCTGCGCTGATGGGTTTCATGATTTTGCGCATGGGCGGCGAACTGGCCTGGGGGGCGCTCAAGGAGTTGATCGATACCGGTCTGGATCAAGTCCAGGTTGAGGCTATCCGCCAAACCCTGGTGACCACGCCGGGCGTCCTTGGCTTGCATGAGTTGCGTACCCGACGCATGGCCCATCAGGCCTTGGTCGACGCGCACGTCATGGTCAATTCGCGGATCAGCGTTTCGGAAGGGCATCGAATTGCAGAAACGGCCCGCGCCAATGTTCTTCTGGCCCATCCGGAAGTGCTGGATGTGCTTGTGCACATTGATCCCGAGGATGATGTCGATCCGGATCTTTCTGCTTCCCGCTTGCCGGGGCGCGAAGCTTTGCTTGAAGAAGTGATGCCCTTGCTGGACGGCTTGCCGCCACCGCTCAGGGTTTTGCTGCATTATCTGAACGGTCGGGTCGAGGTTGAGGTGTTTTTCGATCACGCCGAATTTGCCGGGCTGGATTCTCTGATCGCGATCGAGCGCTCGTTGGCTGGGCGACTGAAAAGTGGCTCGACCATCAGCCGAATTAGACTGGTGTGCACGGTTGCACCGTGA
- the glnA gene encoding type I glutamate--ammonia ligase, which translates to MATPQDVLNLIKENDAKFVDFRFTDTRGKEQHVTVPVSAFSEDKFENGHAFDGSSIAGWKGIQASDMQLNPDPATAYIDPFFDETTVVLTCDVVDPADGRGYDRDPRSIAKRAEAYLKSSGIGDTAYFGPEPEFFIFDGVEWNVDMSGCNLKIHSAEAAWGSGEKNDGNGATGHRPTVKGGYFPVPPVDSLHDIRSAMVLTLEALGCPVEVHHHEVATAGQCEIGTVFNTLVKRADQTQILKYVVHNVAHQYGKTATFMPKPIVGDNGSGMHVHQSIWKDGKNLFAGDGYAGLSELALFYIGGIIKHAKALNAITNPGTNSYKRLVPHYEAPVKLAYSAKNRSASIRIPYVASTKARRIETRFPDPIANPYLCFAALLMAGLDGIQNKIHPGDPADKNLYDLPPEEDALIPTVCASLEEALAALQADHEFLTRGGVFSNEWIESFINLKMDEVNRVRMTTHPVEFDLYYSC; encoded by the coding sequence ATGGCAACCCCGCAAGACGTACTCAATCTGATCAAGGAAAATGACGCGAAGTTCGTCGATTTCCGTTTCACCGATACCCGTGGCAAAGAACAGCACGTCACCGTGCCGGTTTCCGCCTTCAGCGAAGACAAGTTCGAAAACGGCCACGCTTTCGACGGTTCCTCCATCGCTGGCTGGAAGGGCATTCAAGCCTCCGACATGCAACTGAACCCGGACCCGGCTACCGCCTATATCGATCCGTTCTTCGACGAAACCACCGTCGTCCTGACCTGTGACGTCGTTGATCCGGCCGATGGCCGTGGTTATGACCGTGACCCGCGCTCCATCGCCAAGCGCGCTGAAGCCTACCTGAAGTCCTCCGGTATCGGCGACACCGCCTACTTCGGTCCGGAACCCGAATTCTTCATCTTCGACGGCGTCGAGTGGAATGTCGACATGTCGGGCTGTAATCTGAAGATCCATTCCGCTGAAGCGGCTTGGGGTTCGGGTGAGAAGAACGACGGCAATGGCGCCACCGGCCACCGTCCGACCGTCAAGGGCGGCTACTTCCCGGTTCCCCCGGTCGACAGCCTGCACGACATCCGTTCGGCCATGGTCCTGACCCTGGAAGCCCTCGGCTGCCCGGTTGAAGTTCACCACCACGAAGTCGCCACTGCCGGTCAGTGCGAAATCGGTACCGTGTTCAACACCCTGGTCAAGCGCGCCGACCAGACCCAGATCCTGAAGTACGTGGTGCACAATGTTGCTCACCAGTACGGCAAGACCGCCACCTTCATGCCGAAGCCGATCGTTGGCGACAACGGCTCGGGCATGCACGTTCACCAGTCGATCTGGAAGGACGGCAAGAACCTGTTCGCCGGCGACGGCTATGCAGGTCTGTCTGAACTGGCCCTGTTCTACATCGGCGGTATCATCAAGCACGCCAAGGCCCTGAACGCCATCACCAACCCGGGTACCAACTCCTACAAGCGTCTGGTCCCGCACTACGAAGCACCGGTCAAGCTGGCTTACTCCGCCAAGAACCGTTCTGCTTCCATCCGCATTCCGTACGTTGCTTCGACCAAGGCTCGTCGTATCGAGACCCGTTTCCCGGATCCGATCGCCAATCCGTACCTGTGCTTCGCCGCGCTGCTGATGGCCGGCCTGGATGGTATCCAGAACAAGATCCACCCGGGCGATCCGGCTGACAAGAACCTGTACGACCTGCCGCCGGAAGAAGACGCGCTGATCCCGACCGTTTGTGCTTCCCTCGAAGAAGCGCTGGCCGCTCTGCAAGCTGACCACGAGTTCCTGACTCGTGGTGGTGTCTTCTCCAACGAGTGGATCGAGTCCTTCATCAACCTGAAGATGGACGAAGTCAATCGCGTTCGCATGACCACGCACCCGGTCGAGTTCGATCTGTACTACTCCTGCTAA
- a CDS encoding rhodanese-like domain-containing protein yields the protein MGKLTEIILLAQQRAQAMGASYKGALTPVEAAEFLALSPEARLVDVRTRAEWDWVGRVPQAIEIEWNQYPGGTRNPDFLAKLKRQLAPNSPILFLCRSGARSDGAASAATEAGYDQCYNILEGFEGDKDASGHRGQLGGWRHAGLPWTQG from the coding sequence ATGGGCAAGTTAACTGAGATCATCCTGCTGGCGCAGCAACGCGCCCAAGCCATGGGCGCTTCCTACAAGGGCGCCCTGACGCCCGTAGAGGCGGCCGAGTTTTTGGCACTTTCCCCTGAAGCCAGGCTGGTCGACGTCCGGACCCGGGCCGAATGGGATTGGGTGGGGCGCGTTCCGCAAGCCATCGAAATCGAATGGAATCAGTATCCGGGCGGCACGCGCAATCCAGACTTCCTGGCGAAACTCAAGCGCCAGCTTGCCCCCAATTCGCCGATCCTGTTTCTCTGCCGCAGCGGAGCGCGCTCCGATGGCGCGGCCAGCGCAGCAACCGAAGCAGGCTACGACCAGTGCTACAACATCCTGGAAGGTTTTGAAGGCGACAAGGATGCCAGCGGCCATCGCGGGCAGCTTGGCGGCTGGCGCCATGCCGGCCTGCCGTGGACGCAAGGCTGA